The Candidatus Pantoea soli genome window below encodes:
- the hutH gene encoding histidine ammonia-lyase — MSGSVEHIRLVPGEVDLATLRTLYQQRVTLQLAEEAREAIDRAQATIGAIVASGNVVYGINTGFGKLAQTQIPPGRLAELQRNLVLSHSVGLGDLLPDNVTRLIMATKIISLARGHSGVRRELIDALLALFNAGVMPCIPAKGSVGASGDLAPLAHLSLMLLGEGQVRIDGQLLPAVEGLARAGLQPIVLGPKEGLALLNGTQVSTALALRGLFEAENLFAAGLMAGALSLEAIKGSVKPYDARIHEARGQPGQIAVAAAVSALLAGSHILHSHAHCGRVQDPYSIRCVPQVMGACLDNLCHAARVLQIEANAASDNPLVFSDSGDVISGGNFHAEPVAFAADIIALAIAEIGAISERRLALLLDAGLSGLPPFLVRDGGVNSGFMIAQVTAAALASENKSLAHPGSVDSLPTSANQEDHVSMATYAARRLHDMCFNTAAVVGIEAMAAAQGIDFHRPLQSSAAIEQEMQRIRQQVAFLDHDRLLAPDIESMRLWASRHAWPETLTALLPSQRSTVN, encoded by the coding sequence ATGTCAGGTTCGGTTGAGCACATTCGCCTTGTTCCGGGTGAGGTGGACCTTGCGACCTTGCGCACCCTTTATCAGCAGCGGGTCACGCTGCAGCTGGCTGAGGAGGCGCGTGAGGCCATTGATCGCGCCCAGGCAACCATCGGGGCGATTGTGGCGTCAGGCAACGTGGTATATGGCATCAATACCGGTTTCGGCAAACTGGCCCAGACGCAGATCCCCCCCGGGCGGCTGGCAGAACTGCAGCGTAACCTGGTACTGTCACATAGCGTCGGACTGGGCGATCTGCTGCCGGATAACGTCACCCGCCTGATTATGGCCACCAAAATTATCAGCCTGGCGCGGGGCCACTCTGGCGTGCGCCGCGAGCTGATTGACGCCCTGCTGGCGCTGTTCAACGCCGGCGTCATGCCCTGCATTCCGGCCAAAGGCTCGGTCGGGGCCTCGGGCGACCTTGCGCCGCTGGCGCATCTTTCCCTGATGCTGCTGGGTGAAGGCCAGGTGCGCATCGACGGCCAGCTGCTGCCGGCTGTCGAAGGGCTGGCGCGCGCCGGGCTGCAGCCGATTGTCCTGGGCCCGAAAGAGGGCCTGGCGCTGCTCAACGGCACCCAGGTCTCTACCGCCCTGGCGCTGCGCGGCCTGTTTGAAGCGGAAAACCTGTTTGCTGCCGGACTGATGGCCGGCGCGCTGTCGCTGGAAGCGATTAAAGGTTCGGTAAAACCCTACGATGCGCGCATCCACGAAGCGCGCGGTCAGCCGGGACAAATCGCCGTCGCCGCGGCGGTCTCCGCCCTGCTGGCAGGCAGTCACATTCTTCACTCCCACGCGCACTGCGGACGGGTGCAGGACCCCTACTCTATCCGCTGCGTGCCGCAGGTTATGGGGGCCTGTCTCGATAACCTGTGCCACGCTGCGCGCGTATTGCAGATTGAAGCCAACGCCGCTTCTGATAATCCACTGGTGTTCAGCGACAGCGGCGATGTCATCTCCGGCGGCAACTTCCACGCCGAGCCGGTGGCCTTTGCCGCAGACATTATCGCGCTGGCGATTGCCGAAATCGGTGCCATTTCAGAACGCCGCCTGGCGCTGCTGCTGGATGCCGGCCTCTCCGGCCTGCCGCCTTTCCTCGTCCGCGACGGCGGCGTCAACTCCGGCTTTATGATCGCGCAGGTTACCGCGGCGGCGCTGGCTTCGGAGAACAAATCGCTGGCGCATCCCGGCAGCGTCGACAGTCTGCCGACCTCGGCGAATCAGGAAGATCACGTTTCTATGGCGACATACGCTGCGCGCCGCCTGCACGATATGTGCTTCAACACCGCAGCCGTGGTCGGCATTGAGGCCATGGCGGCAGCGCAGGGCATTGATTTTCATCGTCCGCTGCAGAGTTCAGCCGCCATTGAGCAGGAGATGCAGCGCATCCGTCAGCAGGTCGCGTTCCTCGACCATGACCGTTTACTGGCGCCGGATATTGAGTCCATGCGCCTGTGGGCCAGCCGTCACGCCTGGCCTGAAACCCTTACCGCGCTGCTGCCAAGCCAGCGTTCTACTGTAAATTAA
- the hutC gene encoding histidine utilization repressor gives MAEQTAIAQLAAAMGDEPAPIYQRVKQAIVSQIREGHWKANQRVPSESELVNELGVSRMTINRALRELTSEGFLVRMQGVGTFVAEMKGYTAMLEVHNIADEIAQRGHTHSCKILSIGQMKADPEQAAVLGLTTGQTLYHSLIVHYENDLPVQLEDRLVNPLVAPDYLSQDYHSMTPYTYLMRVAPLTAGEHIVEAVLPDLRQRKHLALDEHEPCLLIRRQTWSDNKIVTYARLLYPGSRYKLLGRFRGHG, from the coding sequence ATGGCGGAGCAAACGGCAATCGCACAGCTGGCGGCAGCGATGGGAGATGAACCCGCACCGATTTATCAGCGCGTTAAACAGGCCATTGTGAGCCAGATCCGCGAAGGTCACTGGAAAGCCAATCAGCGCGTGCCGTCTGAAAGCGAACTGGTGAATGAACTGGGCGTCAGCCGGATGACGATTAACCGCGCCCTGCGTGAACTGACCAGCGAAGGTTTTCTGGTGCGCATGCAGGGTGTGGGCACCTTTGTGGCGGAAATGAAGGGCTATACCGCGATGCTGGAAGTGCACAACATCGCTGATGAAATTGCCCAGCGCGGCCATACGCACAGCTGCAAAATCCTGTCGATCGGGCAGATGAAAGCTGACCCGGAGCAGGCGGCCGTGCTGGGGTTAACCACCGGCCAGACGCTGTATCACTCGCTGATCGTGCATTACGAAAACGATCTGCCGGTGCAGCTGGAAGATCGTCTGGTGAACCCGCTGGTGGCGCCGGATTATCTCAGCCAGGATTACCACAGCATGACGCCTTACACCTATCTGATGCGCGTGGCGCCGCTGACGGCGGGCGAGCATATTGTTGAGGCGGTGCTGCCGGATTTACGTCAGCGTAAACATCTGGCGCTGGATGAGCATGAACCCTGCCTGCTGATCCGCCGCCAGACGTGGAGCGACAATAAAATTGTCACCTATGCGCGCCTGCTTTATCCCGGCTCTCGCTATAAGCTGCTGGGTCGCTTCAGGGGACACGGCTGA
- a CDS encoding HutD/Ves family protein — protein MRTRFNYAQLPVSRWRNGGGVTREIISYPPGESRFAWRASIATIEADGPFSPFPGVDRVITLLHGAPVTLRGAHTAQRLLPHQPWAFPGEETIEAQVSGRCEDFNIMTRRDCWRAQVAVTPHGVRSQHGIAYVLTGEWQCDNDAPLQAQQGVWWLEEETALTPLSAGASLLWVTLSRVP, from the coding sequence ATGAGAACGCGTTTCAACTATGCGCAGCTGCCGGTCAGCCGCTGGCGCAACGGAGGCGGCGTCACGCGGGAAATCATCAGCTACCCACCGGGTGAATCCCGCTTCGCCTGGCGTGCCAGCATTGCCACCATCGAAGCCGATGGTCCGTTTTCCCCCTTCCCCGGCGTGGATCGCGTCATCACCCTGCTGCACGGCGCCCCGGTAACGCTGCGCGGTGCCCACACGGCACAGCGCCTGCTGCCGCATCAGCCGTGGGCTTTTCCCGGAGAAGAGACGATTGAGGCGCAGGTCAGCGGACGCTGTGAGGATTTTAATATCATGACGCGCCGCGACTGCTGGCGCGCGCAGGTGGCGGTCACGCCGCACGGGGTGCGCAGCCAGCACGGCATCGCTTATGTCCTGACCGGTGAGTGGCAGTGCGACAACGACGCGCCGCTGCAGGCGCAGCAGGGAGTGTGGTGGCTGGAGGAAGAGACCGCGCTGACGCCGCTGAGTGCCGGCGCCAGCCTGCTGTGGGTGACGCTCAGCCGTGTCCCCTGA
- a CDS encoding formimidoylglutamate deiminase produces MATFFAPRALLADGWHDNVTLETDAAGYLHALTPDSAPGAAVRLQGAVIPAMANLHSHAFQRAMAGLAEVAGDPQDSFWTWREMMYRMVQQLSPEQVGDIATHLYIDMLKGGYCQVAEFHYLHHDPQGNAYADDAMLQQLMAAADTAGIGQTLLPVLYSYSGFGARPASDGQRRFIQQTDAYLAQQQRVARWCADRPLLNHGICFHSLRAVSEAQMHEVLAATAAALPVHIHIAEQEKEVSDSLAWSGERPVNWLFDRFAVDGRWCLIHATHLTEAEVQRMAASGAIAGLCPTTEANLGDGIFPATAYVAQGGRWGIGSDSHVSLSALEELRWLEYGQRLRDRRRNRITLPQQPSVGDLLWQQAAQGGARACAIASGALAVGNRADWLVLEEDAFLRSVSAESLLNRWLFAGNRAQIRDVFVAGRQVIDDGHHAAEARAAERFAAAMQALR; encoded by the coding sequence ATGGCCACTTTTTTTGCACCCCGCGCCCTGCTGGCTGACGGCTGGCACGATAATGTCACTCTGGAAACCGATGCGGCCGGTTATCTGCATGCCCTGACGCCTGACAGCGCACCCGGTGCGGCGGTGCGCCTGCAGGGTGCCGTCATCCCGGCGATGGCGAATCTGCATTCGCACGCGTTTCAGCGCGCCATGGCCGGGCTGGCGGAAGTGGCCGGCGATCCGCAGGACAGCTTCTGGACCTGGCGCGAGATGATGTACCGCATGGTGCAGCAGCTGTCACCGGAACAGGTGGGCGATATTGCCACGCACCTTTATATCGACATGCTGAAAGGCGGCTACTGCCAGGTGGCAGAATTCCACTATCTGCATCACGATCCGCAGGGCAACGCCTATGCGGACGATGCCATGCTGCAGCAGCTGATGGCAGCGGCGGATACCGCCGGCATTGGGCAGACGCTGCTGCCGGTACTGTACAGCTACAGCGGATTCGGGGCCCGGCCTGCCAGCGACGGCCAGCGCCGTTTTATTCAGCAGACTGATGCCTATCTGGCGCAGCAGCAGCGCGTGGCGCGCTGGTGTGCCGATCGGCCCTTGCTGAATCACGGGATCTGTTTCCATTCACTGCGCGCGGTAAGCGAGGCGCAGATGCACGAGGTGCTGGCGGCGACGGCAGCAGCCTTGCCGGTGCATATCCATATTGCCGAGCAGGAAAAAGAGGTCAGCGACAGCCTGGCATGGAGCGGTGAGCGCCCGGTGAACTGGCTTTTCGACCGTTTTGCCGTTGATGGGCGCTGGTGCCTGATTCATGCCACCCATCTGACGGAAGCGGAAGTGCAGCGCATGGCGGCCAGCGGCGCGATTGCCGGTTTGTGTCCGACCACCGAAGCCAATCTCGGCGACGGTATTTTTCCGGCGACAGCCTATGTGGCGCAGGGCGGACGCTGGGGCATTGGCTCGGACAGCCACGTTTCCCTCAGTGCGCTGGAAGAGCTGCGCTGGCTGGAGTACGGACAGCGGCTGCGCGATCGCCGGCGAAATCGCATCACCCTGCCGCAGCAGCCCTCCGTCGGCGATCTGCTGTGGCAGCAGGCCGCTCAGGGCGGCGCCCGCGCCTGTGCTATTGCCAGCGGCGCGCTGGCAGTCGGCAACCGCGCTGACTGGCTGGTCCTGGAAGAGGATGCGTTTCTGCGCAGCGTCAGTGCGGAATCACTGCTTAATCGCTGGCTGTTCGCGGGCAACCGCGCGCAGATACGCGATGTGTTTGTTGCCGGCCGTCAGGTGATTGACGACGGGCATCATGCGGCGGAAGCGCGTGCCGCTGAACGCTTTGCTGCCGCCATGCAGGCACTGCGATGA
- the hutI gene encoding imidazolonepropionase, producing the protein MAETKQIDSLWLGADVVTMRDGHYNLIADGALAVHHGELIWVGPRSDMPDFTARQQHRFDGGIITPGLVDCHTHLVFGGDRSQEFEQRLNGVSYADIAAQGGGILATVRATRAATQAQLVTSARWRLARLLAEGVTTVEIKSGYGLDEQSELTMLRAIRELAQSVPADVKATCLAAHAFPPEFRDNPQGWIDILCQRLLPQVKAAGLADAVDAFCEHLAFSPAQVRTVFDCARALGLPVKLHAEQLSSLGGATLAAEYGALSADHLEYATEQDVRAMAQSGTVAVLLPGAFYLLRETQRPPVSVFRQYGVPMALASDANPGTSPALSLRLMMNMGCTLFGMTPEEALAGVTLWGAKALGMQATHGSLEAGKVANFVHWPLARPAELVYWLGGELPCQVIYRGEAQ; encoded by the coding sequence ATGGCAGAAACAAAGCAGATCGACAGCCTGTGGCTGGGCGCTGATGTGGTCACCATGCGTGACGGGCACTACAACCTGATTGCCGACGGCGCGCTGGCGGTGCACCACGGCGAGCTGATTTGGGTCGGGCCACGCAGCGATATGCCCGATTTTACCGCGCGTCAGCAGCACCGGTTTGATGGCGGCATCATTACGCCGGGGCTGGTGGACTGCCACACGCATCTGGTGTTTGGCGGCGACCGCAGCCAGGAGTTTGAGCAGCGCCTGAATGGCGTCAGCTATGCGGATATTGCCGCTCAGGGCGGCGGTATTCTTGCCACCGTACGCGCTACGCGGGCTGCAACGCAGGCGCAGCTGGTCACCTCGGCGCGCTGGCGTCTGGCGCGTCTGCTGGCCGAGGGGGTCACCACCGTTGAGATCAAATCCGGCTACGGGCTGGATGAGCAAAGCGAACTGACCATGCTGCGTGCCATTCGGGAGCTGGCACAGAGCGTACCGGCAGACGTTAAGGCCACCTGTCTGGCGGCGCACGCCTTTCCGCCGGAATTTCGCGACAATCCGCAGGGCTGGATCGACATCCTTTGTCAGCGTCTGCTGCCGCAGGTGAAAGCCGCCGGCCTGGCGGATGCCGTGGATGCGTTCTGTGAACATCTGGCGTTTTCCCCGGCGCAGGTGCGCACGGTGTTTGACTGCGCCCGCGCGCTGGGCCTGCCGGTGAAACTGCACGCGGAGCAACTCTCGTCGCTGGGCGGCGCGACGCTGGCGGCAGAGTATGGCGCGCTCTCAGCCGATCATCTGGAGTATGCAACCGAACAGGATGTCCGGGCGATGGCGCAGAGCGGCACGGTTGCTGTGTTGCTGCCCGGTGCTTTCTATCTGCTGCGCGAAACGCAGCGGCCGCCGGTCAGCGTGTTTCGTCAGTATGGCGTGCCGATGGCGCTGGCCAGCGATGCCAATCCCGGCACGTCGCCGGCCCTGTCGCTGCGTCTGATGATGAACATGGGCTGTACGCTGTTTGGCATGACGCCGGAAGAGGCACTGGCGGGCGTTACCCTGTGGGGTGCGAAAGCGCTGGGCATGCAGGCGACACACGGCTCGCTTGAAGCAGGCAAAGTGGCAAATTTCGTACACTGGCCGCTGGCGCGCCCGGCAGAGCTGGTGTACTGGCTGGGCGGTGAACTGCCGTGCCAGGTTATCTACCGTGGAGAAGCGCAATGA
- the hutG gene encoding N-formylglutamate deformylase: MTPFHFTAGTVPLLVSIPHAGTQLTPEVEAGLSDAARGLPDTDWHIPLLYDFVRDLGASVLIGHYSRFVIDLNRPPDNQPLYTTATTGLYPETLFDGTPTFAAGKTPAASVRQRYLETLWQPYHQQIRQELARLKAQHGYALLFDAHSIASVIPRLFEGQLPDLNIGTNDGTSCSAASIAAIEAVCRAQSRYSWVTNGRFKGGYITRAYGQPEQGVQAIQLELAQRHYMDECPPFAWQQERAAQLQQVLKPLLQAYLQAGKPA, translated from the coding sequence ATGACACCTTTTCATTTTACCGCCGGTACGGTGCCGCTGCTGGTCAGCATCCCGCACGCCGGCACGCAGCTGACGCCGGAAGTAGAGGCCGGACTGAGCGACGCCGCACGCGGCCTGCCGGACACCGACTGGCATATTCCGCTGCTGTATGACTTTGTCCGCGATCTGGGCGCCAGTGTGCTGATTGGTCACTACTCGCGCTTCGTCATCGATCTCAACCGCCCGCCTGATAATCAGCCACTCTACACCACGGCCACCACCGGCCTGTATCCGGAAACGCTGTTTGACGGCACGCCCACCTTTGCCGCAGGGAAAACGCCTGCAGCGTCCGTGCGGCAGCGCTACCTGGAAACCCTGTGGCAGCCTTACCATCAGCAAATCCGCCAGGAGCTGGCGCGGCTGAAAGCGCAGCACGGCTATGCACTGCTGTTTGATGCACACTCGATTGCCTCAGTGATCCCCCGTTTGTTTGAGGGCCAGCTGCCGGACTTAAACATTGGCACCAATGACGGGACCAGCTGCTCTGCGGCCAGCATTGCCGCCATCGAAGCGGTGTGCCGTGCACAGTCGCGCTACAGCTGGGTAACCAACGGGCGCTTTAAAGGCGGCTATATCACACGCGCTTACGGCCAGCCAGAGCAGGGCGTACAGGCTATCCAGCTGGAACTGGCGCAGCGCCACTATATGGATGAATGCCCTCCTTTTGCCTGGCAGCAGGAGCGTGCTGCGCAGCTGCAACAGGTACTGAAACCGCTGCTGCAGGCCTATCTGCAGGCAGGAAAACCCGCCTGA
- a CDS encoding transporter substrate-binding domain-containing protein: MTHRAPIRRFCLTTLFASLLLGGAVAQAKEWKTITIATEGSYEPWNLTLPGGRLGGFEPELMTNLCQRMQMQCKLVVQNWDGMIAGLNAGKYDVIMDAIVITPERKKVVSFTVPYAATPATFITLKESPLLPAEKNIVRLQNDEKTINAAIAPLKAALKGKTIGIASGTVYTPFIDKYFKDVADVREYTASADAILDLQAGRIDAVFDDVTFAQSMLARKENSNLTFSGPQLGGPIWGEGEAMGVRMADQDLKAKLDDAIRAALADGTVKGLSEKWFKTDVTP; encoded by the coding sequence ATGACGCACCGCGCCCCGATTCGCCGTTTTTGCCTTACTACTCTGTTTGCCAGCCTGCTGCTTGGCGGCGCTGTTGCGCAGGCCAAAGAGTGGAAAACAATCACCATTGCCACCGAAGGCAGCTATGAACCCTGGAACCTGACGCTGCCGGGCGGGCGGCTGGGCGGCTTTGAACCAGAGCTGATGACGAACCTGTGCCAGCGTATGCAGATGCAGTGCAAACTGGTGGTGCAGAACTGGGACGGCATGATTGCCGGGCTGAATGCGGGCAAATATGACGTCATTATGGATGCGATTGTGATCACGCCAGAGCGCAAAAAAGTGGTCAGTTTTACCGTGCCCTACGCCGCCACGCCCGCCACGTTTATCACCCTGAAAGAGAGCCCGCTGCTGCCAGCAGAGAAAAACATCGTCAGACTGCAGAATGATGAAAAAACCATCAATGCGGCGATTGCGCCCCTGAAAGCGGCGCTGAAGGGCAAAACGATCGGGATTGCGTCGGGCACCGTCTACACCCCTTTTATCGATAAATATTTTAAAGATGTGGCGGACGTCCGTGAATACACCGCCTCAGCCGATGCCATTCTCGATCTGCAGGCCGGGCGCATTGATGCGGTATTTGATGATGTCACCTTTGCGCAGTCGATGCTGGCACGCAAAGAGAACAGCAATCTCACTTTCAGTGGTCCGCAGCTGGGTGGCCCGATCTGGGGCGAGGGCGAAGCAATGGGCGTGCGCATGGCCGATCAGGATCTGAAAGCGAAGCTGGATGACGCCATCAGAGCCGCGCTGGCTGACGGCACGGTGAAGGGACTGAGTGAGAAATGGTTTAAGACGGACGTGACGCCGTAA
- a CDS encoding ABC transporter permease: MMSLLSFTADGWGRLIVSAAGTTLLLSLAALAIGSVVGAGVAAAKLSPARWLRWLGESYSVVFRGIPELLVIYLFYFGGSGLITLIGQLFGADGFIEAPPFLIGALAIGLISGSYQGEVYRAARQALAKGEIEAAVAIGMPRWRIARRILLPQIVRYALPGMANVWQMSLKDSALVSVTGIVELMRASQVAAGSTRDYFTFYLIGGACYLLLTLLSNHAFRRAEQRLGRAWQSRTAAQH; encoded by the coding sequence ATGATGAGCCTGCTGAGCTTTACGGCCGATGGCTGGGGCCGCCTGATTGTCAGCGCTGCTGGCACCACGCTGCTGCTGTCGCTGGCGGCGCTGGCGATAGGTTCGGTGGTCGGTGCTGGCGTGGCTGCGGCCAAGCTGTCGCCGGCACGCTGGCTGCGCTGGCTGGGTGAAAGCTACTCGGTGGTGTTTCGCGGCATTCCTGAGCTGCTGGTGATCTACCTGTTTTATTTTGGCGGTTCCGGACTGATCACCCTGATCGGTCAGCTGTTTGGCGCGGACGGGTTTATCGAAGCACCGCCGTTTCTGATTGGCGCGCTGGCTATCGGACTGATCTCGGGATCCTATCAGGGGGAAGTGTACCGCGCGGCGCGGCAGGCGCTGGCAAAGGGTGAAATTGAAGCCGCGGTGGCCATAGGGATGCCGCGCTGGCGCATTGCCCGGCGCATCCTGCTGCCGCAGATTGTGCGCTATGCGCTGCCGGGCATGGCCAATGTCTGGCAGATGAGCCTGAAGGATTCCGCGCTGGTCTCCGTCACCGGCATCGTTGAACTGATGCGCGCCAGCCAGGTGGCCGCCGGCTCAACGCGCGATTACTTCACCTTTTATCTGATTGGCGGTGCCTGCTATCTGCTGCTGACACTGCTCTCTAACCACGCGTTTCGTCGTGCTGAGCAGCGCCTCGGGCGCGCCTGGCAAAGCCGCACCGCGGCACAGCATTAA
- a CDS encoding ABC transporter permease: MIDVAFLTDTFLRLSAALPVTLGLFISAFLCGGLLAAGILAMRMSRWRLLSGFARGYILVFRGSPLLIQLFLIYYGLGQFGVIRHSIVWPFLREPFICAVLALSLCTAAYTAEILRGALLAVPAGQVEAGLACGMSRWLLLRRIIAPVMLRYALPAYSTEAILLVKSTALASLVTVWDVTGVAQQIIQRTYRTMEVFICAAAIYLLLNLVIVQLYAWLERRLTPVHRVEKKLLPAIKPLAGE; encoded by the coding sequence ATGATTGACGTTGCTTTCCTGACCGACACCTTTCTCCGGCTGAGCGCCGCACTGCCGGTGACGCTGGGGCTGTTTATCAGCGCCTTTCTCTGCGGTGGCCTGCTGGCGGCTGGCATTCTGGCGATGCGTATGAGCCGCTGGCGCCTGCTGAGTGGCTTTGCTCGCGGCTACATTCTGGTGTTTCGCGGCTCGCCGCTACTGATCCAGCTGTTCCTGATTTACTACGGACTGGGGCAGTTTGGCGTCATCCGCCACAGTATTGTCTGGCCGTTTCTGCGCGAACCCTTTATCTGTGCGGTGCTGGCATTGTCGCTCTGTACCGCCGCCTATACGGCGGAAATCCTGCGCGGTGCGTTGCTGGCGGTGCCTGCTGGTCAGGTGGAGGCCGGGCTGGCGTGCGGGATGTCGCGCTGGCTGCTGCTGCGGCGCATTATCGCGCCGGTGATGCTGCGCTATGCGCTGCCCGCTTACTCCACGGAGGCCATTCTGCTGGTGAAATCCACGGCATTAGCCAGCCTGGTTACCGTCTGGGATGTGACCGGGGTGGCGCAGCAGATTATCCAGCGCACCTACCGCACCATGGAGGTCTTTATCTGTGCGGCTGCGATCTACCTGCTGCTGAACCTGGTGATCGTCCAGCTTTATGCGTGGCTGGAACGCCGCCTGACCCCGGTGCACCGCGTGGAAAAAAAGCTGCTGCCCGCCATTAAACCGCTTGCCGGAGAATAA
- a CDS encoding ABC transporter ATP-binding protein, with product MHASSPVTLSVTDIRKAFGSLEVLKGISLQAHQGDVISILGASGSGKSTLLRCINLLETPDTGVVSVGGETIEMKRHARGHQLAANPKQIERLRSRLGMVFQSFNLWSHMTVLQNVIEGPRYVLKRDKQRCIAEAEQLLDRVGLLNRRDFYPAQLSGGQQQRVAIARALAMDPDVMLFDEPTSALDPELVGEVLKVMRSLAEEGRTMLVVTHEMGFARNVSNRVVFMHQGTIDCQGSPEEMFGDRGSLRFKQFISSHQAEQPL from the coding sequence ATGCACGCTTCTTCACCCGTTACCTTATCCGTCACTGATATCCGTAAAGCCTTTGGCAGTCTGGAGGTGCTAAAAGGCATTTCGCTGCAGGCGCATCAGGGCGACGTCATTTCTATCCTCGGCGCCAGCGGCTCAGGCAAAAGTACGCTGCTGCGCTGTATTAATCTGCTGGAAACGCCGGATACCGGTGTGGTCAGCGTCGGGGGAGAAACCATCGAAATGAAGCGTCATGCGCGTGGCCACCAGCTGGCGGCGAACCCGAAACAGATCGAACGTCTGCGGTCGCGGCTTGGCATGGTGTTTCAAAGCTTTAATCTGTGGTCGCATATGACGGTGCTGCAGAACGTCATAGAAGGCCCGCGCTATGTCCTGAAGCGCGACAAACAACGCTGCATTGCCGAGGCGGAGCAGTTGCTGGACCGCGTCGGATTGCTGAACCGCCGGGATTTTTATCCGGCACAGCTCTCCGGAGGGCAGCAGCAGCGGGTGGCGATTGCCCGCGCGCTGGCAATGGACCCGGATGTCATGCTGTTTGATGAACCGACCTCAGCGCTTGACCCGGAATTGGTGGGCGAGGTGCTGAAAGTGATGCGCAGCCTCGCCGAAGAGGGGCGCACCATGCTGGTGGTCACCCATGAGATGGGCTTTGCGCGCAACGTATCCAACCGCGTGGTGTTTATGCATCAGGGCACCATTGATTGTCAGGGCTCACCGGAGGAGATGTTTGGCGATCGCGGATCGCTGCGCTTTAAGCAGTTTATCTCCAGTCATCAGGCGGAGCAGCCGCTATGA